CGGCCACCGGGTTGAGCTTGCGCAGGATTTCCGCGCGCAGCACGTTGGGGTCCATGCCCGGCAGCGGCCGCAGGTCGAATTCCAGCGAACACTGGCCGCAGATGCGATTGGGGTTGTCGCCGCCATGAATGCAGCCAAAGTTCATCGTCGGTTGCGGCACGCTGAACTGCGGATTGCTGAATTCGCGCTGCCACAAGAGGCGCAGGCCGCGCAGTTCGCCGATGGCATCGTGCATGGCTTCGAGGGCGCTGTGGCCCAGGCGCGGATCGGACGAGTGGCCGCTCTGCCCGAGGATGTCGATGCGCTCCATCATGATGCCTTTGTGCATGCGGATCGGTTTGAGCCCGGTCGGCTCGCCGATCACCGCCGCGCGGCCCAGCGGTTGCCCGGCCTCGGCCAGCGCGCGGGCGCCGGACATCGAGCTTTCTTCGTCGCAGGTGGCGAGGATCAGCAATGGCTGTTTGAACGGCTGATCGAGCAGCGGCTGCACGGCTTCGATGATCAGTGCAAAGAAGCCCTTCATGTCACAACTGCCCAGCCCGACCCAGCGACCGTCGACTTCGGTGAGCTTCAGCGGGTCGGTCTGCCACAACGCGTCGTCGTAGGGCACCGTGTCGCTGTGCCCGGCCAGCACCAGGCCGCCGGGGCCACTGCCAAAACTGGCGAGCAGATTGAATTTGCCGGGGCTGACCTGCTGGATATCGCAGCTGAAACCCAGGTCACCCAGCCAACCCGCCAGCAGATCGATGACGGCGCGGTTGGATTGATCGAGGCTCGGTTGGGTACAGCTGACCGATGGCGCGGCAATCAGCGCGGCGAACTGGTCTTGCATGGACGGCAATGGCATCACTGACTCCAGGTCCCGGATTGAGGCCCACTATAGAACCATCCGGCGCGCGGAATAAACCGCCGCAGGGCGTAGGAAGTTTGACTCCTGTACACTGCACGGCCTTGGCAGCCACACATTCCCCCGGCTGCGCTCCCGATTCTGGATGTTCCGGCCATGCAAAAAGAAACCGAAATCAAACTCCGCGTCAGCCGCGAAACCCTCGCTGCCCTGCGCGAGCACCCGCTGCTGAAGAAACGCAACAAAAGTGGCTGGGAACGCCGTGAGTTGATGAACCAGTATTTCGACACCCCCGAGCGCGACCTCGCCCAGGCCAAAGTTGCCCTGCGCCTGCGCAAGGACGGTGACGAAGTGATCCAGACCCTCAAGACCCGTGGCCAGAGCGTCGCCGGTCTGTCCGAGCGTAACGAGTACGACTGGAAACTGCCGAAAGCCAAACTCGACGTGAAGAAACTCGACGGCGAATGCTGGCCAGAGGCGCTGGCCGAGCTGGACAAGAAAACCCTCAAGCCGATCTTCACCACTGATTTCGTCCGCGAGCGCGCCGAAATCGCCTGGGGTCGTGGCAAGACCAAAGTCGTCATCGAAGCGGCGCTGGATCTCGGCCATGTGGTGGTCGGCAAGCAGAAAGAAGAAATCTGCGAACTGGAACTGGAGCTGCGCGAAGGCGAGCCGGCCGCGCTGCTGGAACTGGCCGCTGAACTGGCGGAAACCCTGGCGTTGATGCCGTGCGATATCAGCAAGGCCGAGCGCGGCTATCGTCTTCACGACGCCAACAGCTACTCGCTGAGCCTGCCGGCGCCGCAGTTGACCACCGAAACCCGCCTCGACGACGCCTTCGCCGCGCTGAGCTGGCATTTGCTCGGCAGCAGCCAGCGTCTGGCCGAGCAATATCGCTTCAACGGCCACTGGCGCCTCCTGCAGGACTGGGTCGAGAACCTCGCGGAAATGCGCGCCCTGCTCAGCAGCCTCGGCCAGGCTGCGCCGCGTCAGTCGACCCACGACCTGCGTGTGGCCCTGGATGCCTTGCTGGAAGACTGGCGCCCGCTGGTGCAGGTCGGCATCGAAGACGAAGACGTGCGCAAGGCTGCGCCTGAGCAGTTTCTCGAAGAACTGGAAGACCCGCGCTGGGGCCAGTTCTCGCTGAACGCCTCGCGCTGGCTGCTGGCCCGTACCTGGACCGCTGACCGCAATACTCGCGGCAATCGTCAGGGTGACGCGCAACTGCACAGCTGGCTGCCGCGTCTGTTGGGTGAAGAAGCCACCGCTCTGCAGCTGCAGCGCTACCAGCAACAGCCGGAAGATCTCGCCGAGCAACTGCCGCGCATCGAGCGCATTCAGGTCTGGCTGCACCACGCGCGCAACGTGCTGGACATTCCGGAAATGGATCGCCTCTACGGCGAGCTGAACAAACTGGCGCAACTGGCCAACGAGCCGACCATCACCGACGAACTGCTCGATGCGCGCAAGCATCAGGCGATTGCGGTGTACCAGAACCGCGCCTGGAAAACCCTCCTGCGCGTGTAACACCGCTAAAAGATCGCAGCCTTCGGCAGCTCCTACCTTTGGAATGCATTCCCCTGTAGGAGCTGCCGAAGGCTGCGATCTTTTGCTTTTTTGCTAGACCGGGAGGCTGGTGGTGGATTTGATCTCCGACAGCGCCACGATCGAATTCACTTCCTGTATCCCCGGCACCAGCGACAGCTTCTCGAAGAAGAACCGCTCGTACGCCTCGATGTCCGCCGCGACTATGCGCAACATGAAGTCCACTGCGCCCATCAGCACATAACACTCCAGCACTTCCGGAAAACCGCGAATTGCCTCGGTGAATTCGGTGAAGTTCGAACGGCCGTGGGCGTTGAGTTTGATCTCGGCGAAGATCTGCGTGTTCAGGCCGATCTTCTTGCGATCAAGCAACGTCACCTGACCGCGAATGATGCCCTCCTCCTTCATCCGCTGAATCCGCCGCCAGCACGGCGATTGCGACAGGCCGACCTGCTCGGCGATCTGCGCGCTCGACAGCGAGGCGTCTTCCTGCAGCAAGGCGAGGATCTTGCGATCGTAGGCATCCAGCTCGCTGTGCATAAAAAATCCTCAAAGATCAGTTTTCACAAATCATATCTTTCGATAAATCCCGTTAGCTGCCGATCATAGCCAAGAAATACCCCGCACCGAATGTAAAAATTTCTCCAGCACCTTTGGAGACTCGCCATGCCACACCTTGAAGCCGTGAACAGCCCCGCCACCCGCGCTGATGTCTGGAACGTCAATAACGCGCACTGCCTGGCGCAGTACCAAATCCTCGCCGAGGCCGAGCCGGATCTGCTGGTGCGGGTGCTGAATCTGTTCGCCTTGCAGTGCCTGACGCCGGAGCAGGTCAACGTCCAGCGCCAGGACGATCTGCTGTCGATCGATCTGCTCATGAGCGGCCTGAGCTGGCATCGCGCGCAAGTGATCGCGGAAAAACTGCGTAACCTGATCAGCGTCTGCTCGGTGGATTTGCACAATGCCGATGCGGCATGGCAGGCGCCCGTGCAGGCCGCCGGCTGACAGATCCGGCAACGGCTTCGTCGGGTAGTGGCCCAACGGTCAGCAGCGCCACGACTATCCTTTTGCGCATGCCGCTTAAAAAGGAAAGCCACATGTCCGTTCAATTTGTCACTCAGGACCGCTGGCTGGACCTCAACGATGTACTGCGTGAACTGGTCGCCCAAGGCTTCATCTGCCAGGACGCCGCGGAACAGGCGCTCAATGCCCGCCGACGCCATGCTGCTCACGGGCAGATGCATCCGCTGGAGTTCATCGCCAGCCAGCAACTCGACGACCTCAGCCGTCCGGGCAAACATCTGGACCTGGAAAGCCTGACCCTGTGGCTGGCGCAACAGGCCGGCCAGCCGTATATGCGCATTGATCCGCTGAAAATCAACGTCGCAGCGATCACGCCACTGATGTCGTATGCCTTCGCCCAACGGCACAAAATTCTTGCCGTCGCCGTGGATCGCGATGCGGTGACCGTGGCCAGCGCCCAGCCCTACGTCAGCGGCTGGGAAGCCGATCTGACCCACGTATTGAAGCTGCCGATCAAACGGGTCGTGGCCAACCCGGTGGATATCCAGCGCTTCAGCGTCGAGTTCTTTCGTCTGGCCAAATCGGTCAGCGGCGCCAGCAATGCCGACGCGCAGGGCGGCAACCTGGGCAACTTCGAACAACTGCTCAATCTCGGCGCCAGCGATCAGGAGCCGGACGCCAACGACGCGCACATCGTCAACATCGTCGACTGGCTGTTCCAGTACGCCTTCCAGCAGCGCGCCAGCGATATCCACATCGAACCGCGGCGCGAACACGGCACCGTGCGCTTTCGCATCGACGGCGTGTTGCACAACGTCTATCAATTCCCGCCGCAGGTGACCATGGCAATAGTCAGTCGCCTGAAAAGCCTCGGCCGCATGAACGTCGCGGAAAAGCGCAAGCCCCAGGACGGCCGGGTCAAGACCAAAACCCCGGACGGCGGCGAAGTGGAGTTGCGTCTGTCGACCTTGCCGACGGCGTTCGGCGAAAAAATGGTCATGCGGATTTTCGACCCCGAAGTGCTGTTGAAGAATTTCGACCAGTTGGGTTTCAGCGCCGACGACCTGCGCCGCTGGCAGGACATGACCCGCCAGCCCAACGGCATCATTCTGGTCACCGGGCCGACCGGTTCTGGCAAGACCACCACCCTGTACACCACGCTGAAAAAACTGGCGACGCCGGAGGTCAACCTGTGCACCATCGAGGACCCGATCGAAATGGTCGAGCCGGCCTTCAACCAGATGCAGGTGCAGCACAACATCGAGCTGACCTTCGCCGCCGGCGTGCGTGCGCTGATGCGACAGGACCCGGACATCATCATGATCGGCGAGATACGCGATCTGGAAACCGCCGAAATGGCGATTCAGGCCGCGCTCACCGGGCACTTGGTCCTGTCGACCCTGCACACCAACGACGCGCCAAGCGCCATCAGCCGTTTGCTCGAACTCGGCGTGCCGCATTACCTGATCAAGGCGACCGTGCTGGGGGTCATGGCCCAACGGCTGGTGCGCACGTTGTGCCCGCACTGCAAGGCGCCGCTGACGCTGGAGGATGAAGACTGGCAAACCCTGACCCGGCCATGGCAGGCGCCGCTGCCAAGCAATGCGCAACGGGCGATTGGCTGCCTGGAATGCCGCGACACAGGCTATCGAGGCCGCGCCGGGGTGTACGAAATCATGCAACTGAGCGACGGCCTCAAGGCGCTGATCAACCCGGACACCGACCTGACGGCCATCCGCCGCCAGGCATTCAAGGAAGGCATGCGCAGCCTGCGCCTGTCAGGCGCGCAAAAAGTTGCCGCAGGGCTGACCACAGTGGAGGAAGTGCTGCGGGTAACGCCGCAAAGTGAGTCGAAATAAGTCGCCACGGAACTGGACGGGAGGATCGGCAATCCAACGCCCTAGTCAATCCCCAGGAGTCACCCCATCATGCGTCTCAAACTTGCTGTCGCCACCCTGGCCCTGCTGTCGCTTCCCGTTGGTTCGGCCATGGCGGACAGCTTTTGGCGTAACGTCATTTCCTCCGGCGCCACCACCGGTTCGACTTACCTGACCTTCAAGGATCACAAGCTGATCGTTGCCGCTCAGGACGACGCCGGCAGCTTCGTCGCCAGTGACGGCGGCATCCGTGGTCCGTATCTGGAAGCGGCGATGCAGAAAGTGCGCGCCGACAACCCGGGCCTGCAGGCCTCGGACATGGAACTGGCGAACGCGATTCTGGCGAAGAACGCCGTGGCTTCCGAATAAGCCTTGCCCCATGAAAAATGCCGCTCGATTGAGCGGCATTTTTTTGTCCGGATTTCAGACAGCGAATTACTCGCCGATGGCAGCCTTGTACGCACCAGCATCCAGCAGCTTGTCCAGCTCGGCCTTGTCGCTTGGCTTGAGCTTGAAGATCCACGCGCCGTACGGGTCGGAGTTCAGCAACTCGGGCGAGCCGCCCAGCTCTTCGTTGATCGCGATGACTTCGCCGCTGACCGGGGCGTAGATGTCGGAGGCGGCTTTCACCGACTCGACCACGCCGGATTGATCACCGGCGGCGAACACCTTGCCGACTTCGGTCAGTTCGACGAATACCACGTCGCCCAGCGCTTCCTGCGCGTGATCGCTGATGCCCACGGTGACGCTGCCGTCGGCTTCCAGACGTGCCCATTCATGACTTTCGGCAAAACGCAGTTCGGCAGGGATATCGCTCATCTTCGGTTTCCTCAGGAATTGGTCAGCGGTTGTGCCCGCCAGAAAAGGTTAGATCAAAGTCTTGCCATGGCGTACGAAGGTCGGTTTGACCACTCGCACCGGGTACCACTTGCCACGAATTTCCACTTCGGCGCGGTCGGCAGTTGCCATCGGTACACGCGCCAGGGCAATCGATTTGCTCAGCGTAGGAGAGAAACTACCACTGGTGATCTCCCCTTCGCCAACATCGGCGATGCGAACCACTTGGTGAGCGCGTAAAACCCCGCGTTCTTCCAGCACCAGACCGACCAGTTTGTGCGCCACGCCGGCGGCTTTTTCCGCCTCCAGCGCCGCGCGGCCGATGAACTGACGCGAGGCCGGTTCCCAGGCGATGCTCCAGGCCATGTTCGACGCCAGCGGCGAAACGTCCTGGTGGATGTCCTGGCCGTAGAGGTTCATCCCGGCCTCGACACGCAACGTATCGCGAGCACCAAGGCCGATCGGGGAAATACCGGCGCCGACCAGGTCGTTGAAAAAGCCCGGCGCCTGATGGGCCGGCAGGCAGATTTCCAGGCCATCCTCACCGGTGTACCCGGTGCGCGCGATGAACCAGTCGCCGTCAATGGCGCCTTCGAAAGGTTTGAGTTGCTGGATCAGCGTGGCGCGCGACTGGGTGACCAGTTCGGCAATCTTGTGCCGGGCCTGCGGGCCCTGGATGGCGAGCATTGCCAACTCGGAGCGCTCGTGCAACTGCACGTCGCAAGTACCGAGTTGCGCGTTCATCCACGCCAGATCCTGATCGCGGGTGGAGGCGTTGAACACCAGCCGGTACGCGCCGTCGAGGCGATAGACGATCATGTCGTCGACGATGCCGCCACGCTCGTTGAGCATGGTGCTGTACAACGCCCGGCCGGGGCTGTGCAGACGTTCGACGTCGTTGGCCAGCAGATGCTGGAGCCAGGCCTTGGCCTGGGCGCCGGTGACATCGATCACGGTCATGTGGGAAACATCGAACACCCCGCAATCGCGGCGCACTTCGTGGTGCTCCTCGACCTGCGAGCCGTAATGCAGTGGCATGTCCCAACCGCCAAAATCGACCATCTTCGCGCCGAGCGCGAGGTGCAGGTCATACAGAGGCGTACGCTGTCCCATGGGTTTCTCCTTCCGGGCGTGGCGAGGGTGCGGACCGCCGCTATACGGCTGAAGGCCTTGATGGATAAGGCTTTCAGCCGATTCCAGCGCACGGGTCTGTCAGACGAACCGCACCGAATGCCGCGCATTGTAGCCGCATGATGTAGGACTCACTACTAAGTGTTTCGGTGCGCTGAGCGTCGAATCAATCCGATCACTGGCAATAGACCAACCAGCACCAGGGTCAGCGCAGGCAATGACGCCCTCGCCCACTCACCTTCGCTGGTCATTTCAAAGATGCGCACCGCCAGCGTGTCCCAGCCAAACGGGCGCATCAGCAGGGTCGCGGGCATTTCCTTGAGCACATCGACGAACACCAGCAACGCGGCGCTCAAGGTGCCGGGCAGCAACAGCGGCAGATACACTTTGAAAAACAGTCGCGGCCCACTGACACCCAGGCTACGTGCCGCTTCGGGCAAAGATGGCCGTATACGCGCCAGACTGCTTTCCAGCGGCCCGTAAGCGACGGCGATAAAGCGCACCAGATAAGCCATGAGCAGAGCGGCGAGACTGCCGAGCAACAGTGGTTTGCCGGCACCGCCGAGCCACGCGGAGAGCGGAATCACCAGCTCACGATCCAGATAACTGAAAGCGAGCATGATCGACACCGCCAGCACCGAACCGGGCAACGCGTAGCCGAGATTGGCCAGACCGACGCCGGAGTTGATCGTCTGGGTCGGTGCCAGACGCCGGGCGAACGCCAGCAACAGCGCAACGCTGACGGTAATCAGCGCCGCCATCGCGCCCAGGTAAAGCGTGTGCAGGATCAGCCCGGCGTAGCGCTCGTCCAGATCGAAGCGTCCGCGCTGCCAGAACCAGACGATCAGTTGCAGCACCGGGATGACGAAAGCGCAGGCGAACACCAGGGCACACCAGCCCGTCGCCGCGAAGGCCTTGAACCCGCGCAGGTGATACAGCGCTTTTACCCGTGGCCGCTCATTGCTGGCCCGATTCGCCCCGCGTGCCCGGCGTTCGCCGTACAGCACCAGCATCACCACCAGCAGCAACAGACTGGCCAGTTGCGCGGCGCTGGACAGGCTGAAGAAGCCGTACCAGGTCTTGTAGATTGCCGTGGTGAAGGTGTCGAAGTTGAACACCGACACCGCGCCGAAATCGGCGAGGGTTTCCATCAGCGCCAGCGCCACGCCCGCGCCAATCGCCGGACGCGCCATCGGCAACGCGACCCGCCAGAACGCCTGCCACGGCGATTGCCCGAGCACCCGCGCCGCTTCCATCAGGCCTTTGCCCTGGGCCAGGAACGCGGTGCGCGCCAGCAGATAAACGTAAGGATAAAAGACCAGCACCAGCACCACGATCACCCCGCCGGTGGATCGCACCCGCGGCAGGCGCAGGCCGGTGCCGAACCATTCGCGCAGCAAGGTCTGCACGGGGCCGGCGAAGTCGAGCAGGCCAACGAAAACAAAGGCCAGTACATAGGCGGGAATGGCGAAGGGCAGCATCAGTGCCCAGTCGAGCCAGCGCCGGCCGGGGAACTCGCAGAGGCTGGTGAGCCAGGCCAGGCTGACGCCCAGCAGGGTCACGCCGATACCGACGCCGAGGATCAGCGTCAGGGTATTGCCGAGCAGACGCGGCATCTGGGTTTGCCACAGGTGCGACCAGATCTGCTGATCGATGGTCTGCCACGACAGCAGCAGCACGCTCAGCGGCAACAGCACCAGCGCGGCGATGGTGAAGACGATGGGGTACCAGCGGCGTTGGGCGGGGTGGGCCACTTTTGGGTCTCTGGAGGGATTGGCGTGTTCTTGGATTGCGTATTTCAGGTTGGGATTGCTGCCCTCACCCTAGCCCTCTCCCGGAGGGAGAGGGAACTGACCGCGTCGCTTTTACGTATTATGCCGATCTGAGGTACCGAGCCGAACTCAGGTTCGAATCCAACACAAATCGGCTCCCTCTCCCTCCGGGAGAGGGCTGGGGTGAGGGGCTGGATTTTGAATCAAACGAATCTTTCGAAACGATTCAGTTCCAACCCGCCCGATCCATCATCCGGATCGCCTCAGCCTGACGCTTGCCCGCCACTTCCACCGGCAGGGTATCGGCCACGAACTTACCCCACGCCGCCACTTCTTCCGATGGCGCCACCGCCGGGTTGGCCGGGAATTCCTGGTTCACATCAGCGAAAATCTTCTGCGCCTCAGGCGTGGTCATCCACTCGACCAGAGCCTTGGCCGCTTCCGGGTGTGGTGCATGTTTGGTCAGGCCGATGCCGGACAGGTTCACATGCACGCCGCGATCAGCCTGATTCGGCCAGAACAGCTTCACTGGCAATTCAGGCTTCTGTTTGTGCAGGCGACCGTAGTAGTAGGTGTTGACGATGCCGACGTCGCACTGCCCGGCATTGATCGCTTCCAGCACTGCAACGTCATCGGAGAACACGTCAGTGGACAGGTTGTTGACCCAGCCCTTGAGGATCTTCTCGGTTTTCTCGGCGCCGTGAACTTCGATCATGGTCGCGGTCAGCGACTGGTTGTAGACCTTCTTCGCCGTGCGCAGGCACAGGCGACCTTCCCAGTTCTTGTCGGCCAGCGCCTCGTAGGTGGTCAGTTCGCCCGGTTTCACTCGCTCGGTGGAATAGGCGATGGTCCGTGCGCGCAGGCTCAGGCCGGTCCAGGCATGAGTGGACGAGCGATATTGCAGGGGAACATTTGCGTCGATGGTTTTCGAGGTGAATGGCTGGAGGATGCCCATCTGCTCGGCCTGCCACAGGTTGCCGGCATCGACGGTAAGCAGCAGGTCGGCGGTGGCGTTTTCACCTTCGGCCTTGATGCGCTGCATCAGCGGCGCTTCCTTGTCAGTGATGAACTTGATCTTCACCCCGGTCTTGGCGGTGTAGGCATCGAATACCGGTTTGATCAGCTCATCGATCCGCGACGAGTAAACCACCACCTCATCGGCAGCCTGGGCAGTGGTGCTGCCGATCAGGGTCAAGGCCAGTGCGGTCAGAAGACGCTTGGGTGCCAACATGGGAGTGGTCTCTCGGTCGGGAAATGTGGGCCAAATGATAAGGACTCACATTTACCACCACAATCGAACACTGGGGGAAGGCGTTACCAGATGTTGCACAAATCGTTGTAGGAGCTGCCGAAGGCTGCGATCTTTTGATTTTTCAAGATCAAGATCAAAAGATCGCAGCCTTCGGCAGCTCCTACAGGGGAATGCGCTCCCCTGTAGGAGCGAGCCTGCTCGCGAAGGGGCCATCAGCCTCAATGAAGAGGTCAGGGCTTTGCCAGAGCCGGAAGATCCCCGGTCAACCCCAGCGCCTCGCGCACAAACAAGGCCTTCGCCTCGGGCATCTGCTCAACCAGTTTCAGCCCGGCATTGCGCAACCAGCGTAGCGGCAGCGGATCGGCCTGGAACAACCGCTCAAAGCCCTCCATCGCCGCCATCAGTGCCAGGTTATGCGGCATGCGCCGACGCTCGTAGCGGCTCAGCACTTTCACGTTCGCCAATCGCTCGCCGCGCTCATGCGCTTGCAGCAATACTTCCGCCAGTACCGCGGCGTCGAGGAAACCGAGATTTACGCCCTGCCCCGCCAATGGGTGAATGGTGTGCGCCGCATCGCCGATCAGGGCCAGGCCTTCCGCGACGTAGCGCTTGGCATGGCGCTGACGCAGCGGCACGCACAGACGCGGATCGGCACTGATCACTTCACCGAGGCGTCCCTCAAAGGCCCGCTCCAGTTCGGCGCAAAACGCGACGTCGTTCAGCGCCATCAAGCGCTCGGCTTCACTCGGCGTGGTCGACCAGACGATCGAGCACCAGTCCTGCTGGCCATCGCGTTCCAGTGGCAGAAACGCCAACGGCCCGTGATCGGTAAAGCGCTGCCACGCGGTTTTGCGGTGCGGCTGGCTGCAGCGCACGCTGGTGACGATGGCGTGATGCAGATAATCCCACTCGCGAGTCGCCACGCCGGTGAGACGGCGCACAGCAGAATTAGCGCCATCGGCCGCGATCACCAGCGGCGCGCGCAAGGTACGGCCATCGGCCAGGGTCAGCAGCCAGTCATCGCCGGAGCGACGCATCTGCTCCAGCCGCGCATTGGCGAGCATGCCCAGATCGCAGTCATGCAAGCGCTCGAGCAGCGCATCCTGGACCACGCGGTTTTCGACGATATGGCCGAGCACATCGGCATGCACGCTGCTCGCCGAGAAATGAATCTGCCCGGTGCCGCTGCCGTCCCAGACATGCATGTCAGTGTACGGGCTGCTGCGCCGTTGGGCGATGCCGTCCCAGACGCCGAGGCGTTCGAGGATGCGCTGACTTGCCGCCGACAACGCACTGACCCGCGGTTCGAATGCAGCGTCGGCGTCGAACGGTTTCACGCTCATCGGGCTGCCGTCGAGCAGCAGCACTTCCAGGCCGCTGTCCTGTAGCGCCAGCGCCAGGGCGCTGCCGACCATTCCGGCTCCGACTATCAGCAGATCTGCACGCATTTCCATGCTTTAGGCCTGTCTCGCTGGCGGCTTGCGCCGCACGTAAAGGGTTTTACCGAGCGCGCCAGTTAGCGGCGCGATCCTGAAAATGAAAGTGCCGCTCAGCCACTCAAGCATCCGGACGCGTTCCCAGGCCCATCGCCTGACGGGCGAACCAGCGTTTCGCCGGAGGCAGCAGGTCGAGACCGAGCAGGCCGAGGTTGCGCCCCAGCGACACCAGCGGCTGGGTGCTGCCGAACAGGCGCGTAACCTGATCGGAGAAGCCCACGGTCAGGTCCTGATCGAGGCGCTGCCGCTCGCGATAGGCCTGCAACGTGGCGAAGTCGCCCAGCGCCTTATCACTGGCCAGCAGCGCAGCCGCCAGGGCGTCGGCGTCACGCAGCGACAGGTTGAAGCCCTGCCCGGCAATCGGATGCAGGCTGTGCGCGGCGTTACCGAGCACGGCCAGATGCGAACGCACCTGTTCTTCAGCCTCGATCAGCGACAGCGGATACAGATGCCGCGCGCCGACCTGCTTCAAGGTGCCGAGGCGGTAACCGAACACCCCTTGCAGCTCGCTGAGGAAATCGCGCTCGTTCAACTCGGTAAGACGCTGCGCGTCCATGCCCAGACGGGTCCAGACCAGCGCGCAGCGATTATCCGGCAGCGGCAGCAGGGCCATTGGCCCGTCGTCGGTAAAGCGCTCGAAGGCCATGCCGTTGTGCGCTTCGCTCGGGGTGATGTTGGCGATCAGCGCGCTCTGGTTGTACGGGCGCTTGCGCACGTTGATACCCAGTTGCTCGCGCAGCCCGGAACGGCCGCCATCGGCGAGCACCGCGAGGTCGCATTCAAGGGTGGTTTCATCGTTGAGGGTCAGGCGATAGCCATCGGCCAACGGCTCCATGCGCGTGACTTCCGCCGGGCAGCGCCAAGTGATCACGTCTTTGTCGAGGTGTTGCCACAGACACTGGCCAAGCCAGGCGTTTTCCACCACATAACCGAGCGCGGGCACGCCCTCTTCCATCGCCGACAAACGTGCGGTGGAGAAACGGCCACGGTCGGAGACGTGAATCTGTTTGATCGGCTCGGCGCGGCGGGAAATTTCCTGCCACACGCCCAGGCGCTGGTAAATCTGCCGCGAGCCAAACGACAGCGCCGAGGAACGTGCGTCGTAGCTCGGCTGCCAGCTGTCGCCGGGGGCGAACGGTTCGATCAGGACGATTTTCCAGCCTTGCGCCTTGGCTCCGGCCTGCAAGGCCAACGCCAGACTGGCGCCGACCAGACCGCCACCGATGATTGCCAGATTGACTCGACTCATGCTGCGTGTGTCCTTGCCTGTGCCATCAGCGCTTCGATCTCGGCGACGGTTTTCGGCACACCGCCGGTGAGAATTTCACAACCGGATCGGGTCACGACCACATCGTCCTCGATGCGCACGCCAATGCCGCGCCATTTCTTCGCCACGTTCTGGTTGTCCGGGGCGATGTAGATGCCCGGCTCCACGGTCAGCGCCATGCCGACCTCCAGCACGCGCCATTCGCCGCCGACCTTGTACTCGCCGACATCATGTACATCCATGCCAAGCCAGTGGCCGGCGCGGTGCATGTAAAACGCTTTGTAGGCTTCGCTGGCG
This genomic interval from Pseudomonas koreensis contains the following:
- a CDS encoding Lrp/AsnC family transcriptional regulator; translated protein: MHSELDAYDRKILALLQEDASLSSAQIAEQVGLSQSPCWRRIQRMKEEGIIRGQVTLLDRKKIGLNTQIFAEIKLNAHGRSNFTEFTEAIRGFPEVLECYVLMGAVDFMLRIVAADIEAYERFFFEKLSLVPGIQEVNSIVALSEIKSTTSLPV
- a CDS encoding GspE/PulE family protein, which gives rise to MSVQFVTQDRWLDLNDVLRELVAQGFICQDAAEQALNARRRHAAHGQMHPLEFIASQQLDDLSRPGKHLDLESLTLWLAQQAGQPYMRIDPLKINVAAITPLMSYAFAQRHKILAVAVDRDAVTVASAQPYVSGWEADLTHVLKLPIKRVVANPVDIQRFSVEFFRLAKSVSGASNADAQGGNLGNFEQLLNLGASDQEPDANDAHIVNIVDWLFQYAFQQRASDIHIEPRREHGTVRFRIDGVLHNVYQFPPQVTMAIVSRLKSLGRMNVAEKRKPQDGRVKTKTPDGGEVELRLSTLPTAFGEKMVMRIFDPEVLLKNFDQLGFSADDLRRWQDMTRQPNGIILVTGPTGSGKTTTLYTTLKKLATPEVNLCTIEDPIEMVEPAFNQMQVQHNIELTFAAGVRALMRQDPDIIMIGEIRDLETAEMAIQAALTGHLVLSTLHTNDAPSAISRLLELGVPHYLIKATVLGVMAQRLVRTLCPHCKAPLTLEDEDWQTLTRPWQAPLPSNAQRAIGCLECRDTGYRGRAGVYEIMQLSDGLKALINPDTDLTAIRRQAFKEGMRSLRLSGAQKVAAGLTTVEEVLRVTPQSESK
- the gcvH gene encoding glycine cleavage system protein GcvH, with the translated sequence MSDIPAELRFAESHEWARLEADGSVTVGISDHAQEALGDVVFVELTEVGKVFAAGDQSGVVESVKAASDIYAPVSGEVIAINEELGGSPELLNSDPYGAWIFKLKPSDKAELDKLLDAGAYKAAIGE
- the gcvT gene encoding glycine cleavage system aminomethyltransferase GcvT, which codes for MGQRTPLYDLHLALGAKMVDFGGWDMPLHYGSQVEEHHEVRRDCGVFDVSHMTVIDVTGAQAKAWLQHLLANDVERLHSPGRALYSTMLNERGGIVDDMIVYRLDGAYRLVFNASTRDQDLAWMNAQLGTCDVQLHERSELAMLAIQGPQARHKIAELVTQSRATLIQQLKPFEGAIDGDWFIARTGYTGEDGLEICLPAHQAPGFFNDLVGAGISPIGLGARDTLRVEAGMNLYGQDIHQDVSPLASNMAWSIAWEPASRQFIGRAALEAEKAAGVAHKLVGLVLEERGVLRAHQVVRIADVGEGEITSGSFSPTLSKSIALARVPMATADRAEVEIRGKWYPVRVVKPTFVRHGKTLI
- a CDS encoding CYTH domain-containing protein; this encodes MQKETEIKLRVSRETLAALREHPLLKKRNKSGWERRELMNQYFDTPERDLAQAKVALRLRKDGDEVIQTLKTRGQSVAGLSERNEYDWKLPKAKLDVKKLDGECWPEALAELDKKTLKPIFTTDFVRERAEIAWGRGKTKVVIEAALDLGHVVVGKQKEEICELELELREGEPAALLELAAELAETLALMPCDISKAERGYRLHDANSYSLSLPAPQLTTETRLDDAFAALSWHLLGSSQRLAEQYRFNGHWRLLQDWVENLAEMRALLSSLGQAAPRQSTHDLRVALDALLEDWRPLVQVGIEDEDVRKAAPEQFLEELEDPRWGQFSLNASRWLLARTWTADRNTRGNRQGDAQLHSWLPRLLGEEATALQLQRYQQQPEDLAEQLPRIERIQVWLHHARNVLDIPEMDRLYGELNKLAQLANEPTITDELLDARKHQAIAVYQNRAWKTLLRV
- a CDS encoding DUF2388 domain-containing protein produces the protein MMRLKLAVATLALLSLPVGSAMADSFWRNVISSGATTGSTYLTFKDHKLIVAAQDDAGSFVASDGGIRGPYLEAAMQKVRADNPGLQASDMELANAILAKNAVASE
- the argE gene encoding acetylornithine deacetylase gives rise to the protein MPLPSMQDQFAALIAAPSVSCTQPSLDQSNRAVIDLLAGWLGDLGFSCDIQQVSPGKFNLLASFGSGPGGLVLAGHSDTVPYDDALWQTDPLKLTEVDGRWVGLGSCDMKGFFALIIEAVQPLLDQPFKQPLLILATCDEESSMSGARALAEAGQPLGRAAVIGEPTGLKPIRMHKGIMMERIDILGQSGHSSDPRLGHSALEAMHDAIGELRGLRLLWQREFSNPQFSVPQPTMNFGCIHGGDNPNRICGQCSLEFDLRPLPGMDPNVLRAEILRKLNPVAERHKVKIDYKPLFPEVPPFEQAEDAELVRIAEKLTGHRAEAVAFGTEAPYLQRLGCETIVLGPGDIACAHQPGEYLEMSRLQPTVHLIRQLIEHYCLSPDKLV